From Planococcus halocryophilus, the proteins below share one genomic window:
- the mutM gene encoding bifunctional DNA-formamidopyrimidine glycosylase/DNA-(apurinic or apyrimidinic site) lyase — protein MPELPEVEGVVRQIRPVSIGKKIEAVAVSDVIRLSKENGKEAIIKRIEADGFIERLTGAQIVQVERRSKYIYFTLRKDNEFLLVNHLGMSGAWFYVDQLQSIPEDKFRRHVHIVLTLSDGNLLAFSDIRRFGEMRVLQQEGDFPPLLLMAPEPFHEGALEHFLALAESPKYKNKAIKEIIMDGQIVSGCGNIYATEALFKMKMHPKRAASRISRKRKIELFESIVAILQESIEAGGSTISDYRDINGESGSMQNRFGMYGKKQCANCGTQTKTLKIGGRASVYCPTCQK, from the coding sequence ATGCCTGAACTTCCAGAAGTCGAAGGAGTTGTTCGGCAAATCCGCCCCGTTTCGATTGGCAAAAAAATTGAGGCTGTAGCGGTGTCGGACGTCATCCGCTTATCAAAAGAAAATGGTAAGGAAGCCATTATTAAGCGAATAGAAGCTGACGGTTTTATCGAAAGATTAACCGGAGCACAAATCGTTCAAGTAGAACGTCGCAGTAAATATATCTATTTCACATTGCGAAAAGACAATGAATTTTTGTTAGTTAATCATTTAGGGATGTCCGGAGCTTGGTTTTATGTCGACCAGCTCCAGTCGATTCCTGAAGATAAGTTTCGACGTCATGTCCATATTGTGTTGACGTTAAGCGACGGCAATTTGTTAGCGTTTTCAGATATTCGTCGTTTCGGAGAAATGCGCGTGTTGCAACAAGAAGGAGATTTTCCGCCTTTATTGTTGATGGCTCCAGAACCATTTCATGAAGGTGCACTTGAGCATTTTCTTGCACTAGCTGAAAGTCCGAAATACAAAAATAAGGCGATTAAGGAAATCATTATGGACGGACAAATTGTTTCTGGCTGTGGCAATATATACGCAACAGAAGCTTTGTTTAAAATGAAGATGCACCCGAAACGTGCAGCTAGTCGCATTAGCCGGAAGCGGAAAATAGAACTTTTCGAATCGATAGTTGCTATTTTGCAAGAAAGCATTGAAGCAGGTGGCAGTACAATTTCAGATTACCGCGATATTAATGGTGAATCAGGTAGCATGCAAAATCGTTTTGGTATGTACGGAAAAAAACAATGTGCAAATTGTGGCACACAGACCAAGACCTTGAAAATTGGCGGTCGGGCTTCCGTGTATTGCCCGACATGTCAGAAATGA
- the coaE gene encoding dephospho-CoA kinase (Dephospho-CoA kinase (CoaE) performs the final step in coenzyme A biosynthesis.) gives MIIGLTGSIASGKSTVSEMLKNEGYPIIDADLVARLVVEPGSETLEQIRQAFGSEVISSDGTMNRAKVGEIIFNDPVSRKTLNDIIHPAIRQEMLKQRYELLEQGFKIIIMDIPLLFESRLQYLVDKIMVVSVTEENQFKRLVERNGFTEKEARVRINSQLPMSVKEDGADAVIYNNGSLEETKQQLSRILVNWQANSEKE, from the coding sequence ATGATTATTGGATTGACAGGCAGTATTGCCAGTGGAAAAAGTACAGTATCCGAAATGTTGAAAAATGAAGGTTATCCGATTATTGATGCCGATCTAGTAGCAAGGCTAGTCGTAGAACCTGGTTCTGAAACGCTTGAGCAAATTAGGCAAGCGTTTGGATCTGAAGTTATTAGCTCGGATGGCACTATGAATCGCGCAAAAGTAGGGGAAATCATTTTTAATGACCCGGTAAGTCGTAAAACCTTAAATGATATTATTCATCCAGCAATTCGACAAGAAATGCTCAAGCAGCGCTATGAGTTGCTCGAGCAAGGATTTAAAATCATCATTATGGACATTCCGTTGTTATTCGAAAGTCGCCTGCAATATTTAGTAGATAAAATTATGGTGGTTAGCGTCACTGAAGAAAATCAGTTTAAACGATTAGTGGAAAGAAATGGCTTTACGGAAAAAGAAGCACGAGTACGCATCAATTCTCAGTTACCAATGTCTGTGAAAGAAGATGGAGCTGATGCGGTTATTTACAACAACGGATCTCTTGAAGAAACGAAACAGCAATTAAGTCGAATTTTAGTAAATTGGCAAGCCAATTCTGAAAAAGAATAA